A region from the Halobellus litoreus genome encodes:
- a CDS encoding alpha/beta hydrolase translates to MNRRTPNGDEDPNIDAGPHAEQPIRTAGASPEDADAAVVLVHGRGARADGMLQFAREFGREGLHYVAPQAQRGTWYPNRFLAPIERNQPHLDSALAHLRRAVEEAQSGGLPTERVVLVGFSQGACLVSEFVAREPKRYGGLVLLSGGLIGEEGTEFDHTGDVERMPFFLGVSDDDPHIPMSRAEETVAVFERLNADVRFDRYEGRGHGIFEEEIAYLDDLVASVVG, encoded by the coding sequence ATGAACCGACGCACCCCGAACGGCGACGAGGATCCGAACATCGACGCGGGCCCGCACGCCGAGCAGCCGATCCGAACCGCCGGCGCATCGCCCGAAGACGCCGACGCCGCGGTCGTCCTCGTGCACGGGCGGGGCGCGCGGGCCGACGGGATGCTCCAGTTCGCCCGGGAGTTCGGCCGGGAGGGGCTGCACTACGTCGCCCCGCAGGCCCAGCGAGGGACCTGGTATCCCAACCGCTTCCTCGCGCCGATCGAGCGGAACCAGCCGCACCTCGATTCGGCGCTGGCTCACCTCCGGCGAGCGGTCGAGGAAGCCCAGTCCGGGGGGCTCCCGACCGAGAGGGTCGTCCTCGTCGGCTTCTCGCAGGGGGCGTGTCTCGTCTCGGAGTTCGTCGCGCGCGAGCCGAAACGCTACGGCGGCCTCGTCCTCCTCTCGGGCGGCCTGATCGGCGAGGAGGGGACCGAGTTCGACCACACGGGCGACGTCGAGAGAATGCCCTTCTTCCTGGGCGTCAGCGACGACGACCCCCACATCCCGATGTCGCGCGCCGAGGAGACCGTCGCGGTCTTCGAGCGCCTGAACGCCGACGTCCGCTTCGACCGCTACGAGGGCCGCGGCCACGGCATCTTCGAAGAGGAGATCGCATACCTCGACGACCTCGTCGCGTCCGTCGTCGGGTGA
- a CDS encoding ring-cleaving dioxygenase, with protein MQTNGIHHVTAVAGDPQENLRFYTAVLGLRLVKRTVNFDDRTTYHLYYGDETGAPGTALTFFPFEGARPGRPGRGQAVATAFAVPEGSLDYWADRLGDADASVDERRTRFGADVLPLADLDGQPLELVETDLSDSPIEPWNGGPVPDEHAIRGFFGVTLHSAEPDATANVLDLLGFERVGAETDPDDGAERVRYAAAGDRATVVDVLHRGPPRGRPGVGTVHHVAFRAADEDEQLAWRERLSDAGQFVTPQKDRQYFRSIYFREPGGILFEIATDGPGFTLDEPVEALGSELKLPPWLADEREEIESALPPLDVPDDGFPSGETKATAPAESEKAPADGGASE; from the coding sequence ATGCAAACGAACGGTATCCACCACGTCACGGCCGTCGCGGGCGATCCGCAGGAGAACCTCCGGTTCTACACGGCGGTCCTCGGACTGCGGCTGGTCAAGCGGACGGTCAATTTCGACGACAGGACGACCTATCACCTCTACTACGGCGACGAGACGGGCGCTCCCGGCACGGCGCTCACCTTCTTCCCCTTCGAGGGTGCGCGACCGGGCCGTCCCGGCCGCGGACAGGCAGTCGCCACGGCCTTCGCCGTTCCCGAGGGCAGCCTCGACTACTGGGCGGACCGACTCGGCGACGCCGACGCGTCCGTCGACGAGCGCCGCACGCGCTTCGGCGCGGACGTTCTCCCCCTTGCGGACCTCGACGGACAACCGCTCGAACTCGTCGAGACGGATCTCTCGGACTCGCCGATCGAGCCGTGGAACGGCGGTCCCGTCCCCGACGAGCACGCGATCCGAGGGTTCTTCGGTGTCACGCTGCACTCCGCCGAACCCGACGCCACGGCGAACGTCTTGGACCTGCTCGGCTTCGAACGCGTCGGAGCCGAGACCGACCCCGACGACGGAGCCGAGCGCGTCCGCTACGCCGCGGCGGGCGATCGCGCGACGGTCGTCGACGTGCTCCATCGCGGACCGCCGCGTGGCCGCCCCGGCGTCGGGACCGTCCACCACGTCGCGTTCCGCGCCGCCGACGAGGACGAGCAACTGGCCTGGCGCGAGCGGCTTTCCGACGCCGGACAGTTCGTGACGCCGCAGAAGGACCGCCAGTACTTCCGGTCGATCTACTTCCGCGAACCCGGCGGCATCCTCTTCGAGATCGCGACCGACGGACCCGGCTTCACGCTCGACGAGCCCGTCGAAGCGTTGGGCTCGGAACTCAAACTCCCCCCGTGGCTGGCGGACGAGCGCGAGGAGATCGAGTCGGCGTTGCCGCCGCTGGACGTTCCCGACGACGGCTTCCCCTCCGGAGAGACGAAGGCGACGGCCCCAGCGGAAAGCGAAAAGGCCCCGGCGGACGGAGGGGCGAGCGAATGA
- a CDS encoding winged helix-turn-helix transcriptional regulator, with the protein MSPDSQDKYDEDACSVIDSLEQIGSQWRLIVLHDLQEGEKRFNELKRSTDASSRTLSRVLDDLQELGFVNRRLEEDAPVATYYSLTPKGRSLCPVFDEIEAWADEWLHATPTGEDPATVAADGGSTDEGAADGEATESEAAE; encoded by the coding sequence GTGTCCCCAGACTCCCAGGACAAATACGACGAGGACGCGTGCTCGGTGATCGACTCGCTCGAACAGATCGGCTCGCAGTGGCGACTCATCGTCCTGCACGACCTCCAGGAGGGCGAGAAACGCTTCAACGAGCTCAAGCGCTCGACGGACGCCAGTTCTCGGACGCTCTCTCGCGTCCTCGACGACCTCCAGGAGCTGGGGTTCGTCAACCGGCGGCTGGAGGAGGACGCGCCGGTGGCGACGTACTACTCGCTGACGCCGAAGGGTCGGTCGCTGTGTCCGGTGTTCGACGAGATCGAGGCGTGGGCCGACGAGTGGCTGCACGCGACGCCGACCGGCGAGGATCCCGCGACCGTGGCGGCCGACGGCGGTTCGACCGACGAGGGGGCCGCGGACGGCGAGGCGACGGAATCCGAAGCGGCCGAGTGA
- a CDS encoding DsbA family oxidoreductase codes for MSDATTGSETATTDDRITVYSDYVCPFCYLGRRSLSEYQSEREERLEIDWRPFDLRSGKRNPDGTIDHDADDGKDDAYYEQAKTNVRKLREKYGADQMEVELATDVDSLPAQLVSVAVRDQSDYETWLDFDERVFEALWHDGRDIGSADVLVDIATAVGVDADFVREVLDDEERRSALEAQFREAQQQGITGVPTFAYEGHAARGAVPPEQLKRLVEGA; via the coding sequence ATGTCAGACGCCACCACCGGATCCGAAACGGCGACGACAGACGACCGAATCACCGTCTACTCGGACTACGTCTGCCCGTTCTGCTACCTCGGGCGACGGTCGCTGTCGGAGTACCAGTCCGAACGCGAGGAGCGACTGGAGATAGACTGGCGGCCCTTCGACCTTCGCTCGGGCAAGCGGAACCCCGACGGAACGATCGACCACGACGCCGACGACGGCAAGGACGACGCCTACTACGAACAGGCCAAAACCAACGTCCGAAAGCTCCGCGAGAAGTACGGGGCCGACCAGATGGAGGTCGAGTTGGCGACCGACGTCGACTCGCTGCCCGCACAGCTCGTCTCCGTCGCGGTCCGGGACCAGTCCGACTACGAGACGTGGCTCGACTTCGACGAGCGCGTCTTCGAGGCGCTGTGGCACGACGGACGCGACATCGGCTCGGCGGACGTCCTCGTCGACATCGCGACTGCGGTCGGCGTCGACGCCGACTTCGTCCGCGAGGTGCTCGACGACGAGGAACGCCGCTCGGCCCTCGAAGCGCAGTTCCGCGAGGCTCAACAGCAGGGTATCACCGGCGTTCCGACGTTCGCCTACGAGGGCCACGCCGCCCGCGGAGCCGTGCCGCCGGAACAACTCAAACGACTCGTCGAAGGCGCCTGA
- the icd gene encoding isocitrate dehydrogenase (NADP(+)): MSYDQIEVPDSGEKITLADEETGELNVPDTPIIPIIHGDGIGTDVGPAAQKVLDAAAEATGRSVEWMRVYAGESAREKYGENLPDDTVNAIRDHRVAIKGPLTTPVGAGYRSLNVALRQKLDLYANVRPTYHIDGVPSPVKNPEEMDMITFRENTEDVYAGIEWEAGTDEVEQVKAFVEDEMGYDEMMHDGPIGIGIKPITEFGTKRLVREAIDYALENDRDTVTLVHKGNIMKFTEGAFRDWGYEVAEEEYGADVITEDELWEEHDGEAPEGTLVVNDRIADNMLQQLLTRTDEYEVIATMNLNGDYMSDAAGAQIGGLGIAPGANFGEGLCLAEPVHGSAPKYAGQDKVNPTAMILSGREMFEYMGWKDAGQLIRDAVEKTISAGDVTYDLERQIEGGNKLATSEFAEAVVENIHDLA, translated from the coding sequence ATGAGCTACGACCAGATCGAGGTCCCCGATTCCGGGGAGAAGATCACGCTCGCCGACGAGGAGACCGGGGAACTGAACGTTCCGGACACGCCGATCATCCCGATCATCCACGGCGACGGGATCGGAACCGACGTCGGACCGGCGGCGCAGAAGGTCCTCGACGCCGCCGCGGAGGCAACCGGCCGCTCCGTGGAGTGGATGCGCGTCTACGCCGGCGAGTCCGCCCGCGAGAAGTACGGCGAGAACCTGCCCGACGACACGGTGAACGCGATCCGCGATCACCGCGTCGCGATCAAGGGCCCGCTGACGACGCCCGTCGGCGCGGGCTACCGCTCGCTGAACGTCGCGCTCCGGCAGAAGCTCGACCTCTACGCGAACGTCCGCCCGACCTACCACATCGACGGCGTCCCCTCGCCCGTCAAGAACCCCGAGGAGATGGATATGATCACGTTCCGGGAGAACACCGAGGACGTGTACGCCGGCATCGAGTGGGAGGCCGGCACCGACGAGGTCGAGCAGGTGAAGGCCTTCGTCGAGGACGAGATGGGCTACGACGAGATGATGCACGACGGTCCGATCGGCATCGGCATCAAGCCCATCACGGAGTTCGGCACGAAGCGGCTGGTCCGCGAGGCCATCGACTACGCCCTTGAGAACGACCGCGACACTGTCACGCTGGTCCACAAGGGCAACATAATGAAGTTCACCGAGGGCGCGTTCCGCGACTGGGGCTACGAGGTCGCCGAGGAGGAGTACGGCGCGGACGTCATCACCGAGGACGAACTCTGGGAGGAGCACGACGGCGAGGCGCCCGAGGGGACGCTGGTCGTCAACGACCGAATCGCGGACAACATGCTCCAGCAGCTCCTCACCCGGACGGACGAGTACGAGGTCATCGCGACGATGAACCTCAACGGGGACTATATGTCCGACGCCGCCGGCGCACAGATCGGCGGGCTCGGCATCGCGCCGGGCGCGAACTTCGGTGAGGGCCTCTGTCTCGCCGAACCGGTTCACGGCTCCGCGCCCAAGTACGCCGGGCAGGACAAGGTGAACCCGACCGCGATGATCCTCTCGGGTCGCGAGATGTTCGAGTATATGGGCTGGAAGGACGCCGGGCAACTAATCCGCGACGCCGTCGAGAAGACCATCTCCGCGGGCGACGTTACCTACGACCTCGAACGGCAGATCGAGGGCGGCAACAAGCTCGCGACGAGCGAGTTCGCCGAGGCGGTCGTCGAGAACATCCACGACCTCGCCTGA
- a CDS encoding DUF5817 domain-containing protein: MYAVVGCTDCEHLWILKDPRAAETAMCPRCGRTHRTKQLRRFVEDENREAARQGRAALLAKRGGNSEAFAETAHVAEMEREIDERGAAVDDREYLDGSGLDAEEVAAAGERAERGSGESAGSRIDVVREALREGDAPTADDVASYAADRGVPAEKAREILTKLSRRGEVTESGGTYRLL, encoded by the coding sequence ATGTACGCCGTCGTCGGCTGCACCGACTGCGAGCACCTCTGGATCCTGAAGGATCCGCGGGCAGCGGAGACCGCGATGTGTCCGCGCTGCGGCCGGACGCATCGGACGAAGCAGCTCAGACGCTTCGTCGAGGACGAGAACCGGGAGGCCGCCAGGCAGGGGCGCGCGGCGCTGCTCGCGAAGCGCGGCGGCAACAGCGAGGCGTTCGCGGAGACGGCCCACGTCGCGGAGATGGAACGCGAGATCGACGAGCGCGGGGCGGCGGTCGACGACCGCGAGTACCTCGACGGCTCCGGCCTCGACGCCGAGGAGGTCGCGGCCGCCGGCGAACGAGCGGAGCGGGGGTCGGGGGAGTCCGCCGGCAGCCGTATCGACGTCGTCCGCGAGGCGCTCCGCGAGGGCGATGCCCCGACCGCCGACGACGTCGCGAGCTACGCCGCGGATCGCGGCGTGCCGGCCGAAAAGGCCCGCGAGATACTGACGAAACTGTCCCGACGCGGCGAGGTGACGGAGTCGGGCGGCACGTACCGCCTGCTCTGA
- the hmgA gene encoding hydroxymethylglutaryl-CoA reductase (NADPH), protein MTDAADLAARVREGDLRLHELDDHADADVAAAARRLLVESETGATLSAVGDYGFPAERAESNIENMLGAVQVPMGVAGPVPVDGGAADGGDGDEGAYLPLATTEGALLASVNRGCSALSAAGGANARVLKSGMTRAPVFRVADVIEAEALVSWVRDNTDRLIEAAESTTSHGELLDVTPYVVGNSVYLRFRYDTKDAMGMNMATIATEAACDVVEEETEADLVALSGNLCTDKKPAAINAIEGRGRSVTADVTIPREVVEERLHTTPEDIAELNTRKNLVGSAKAGSLGFNAHVANVVAAMFLATGQDEAQVVEGANAITTAEVREDDLYLSVSLASLEVGTVGGGTKLPTQAEGLDVLGVRGGGDPAGSNADALAEYIAVGALAGELSLLSALASRHLSSAHAELGR, encoded by the coding sequence ATGACAGACGCCGCCGACCTCGCCGCGCGCGTCCGCGAGGGCGACCTCCGGCTTCACGAACTGGACGATCACGCCGACGCCGACGTCGCCGCCGCGGCGCGTCGACTGCTCGTCGAATCGGAGACCGGCGCGACGCTTTCCGCCGTCGGCGACTACGGCTTCCCGGCCGAGCGCGCGGAGTCGAACATCGAGAACATGCTCGGGGCGGTCCAGGTGCCGATGGGCGTCGCCGGGCCGGTGCCCGTCGACGGTGGCGCCGCGGACGGCGGCGACGGCGACGAGGGCGCGTACCTCCCGCTGGCGACGACCGAGGGCGCGCTGCTGGCGAGCGTCAACCGCGGCTGTTCGGCGCTCTCCGCCGCGGGCGGCGCGAACGCGCGGGTACTCAAGTCCGGGATGACTCGCGCACCCGTGTTCCGCGTCGCGGACGTGATCGAGGCCGAAGCGCTCGTCTCGTGGGTCCGCGACAACACCGACCGACTGATCGAGGCGGCCGAGTCGACGACGAGCCACGGCGAACTCCTGGACGTGACCCCGTACGTCGTCGGCAACTCCGTCTACCTCCGGTTCCGCTACGATACGAAGGACGCGATGGGGATGAATATGGCCACTATCGCGACAGAGGCCGCCTGCGACGTCGTCGAGGAGGAGACCGAGGCGGACCTCGTCGCGCTCTCTGGCAACCTCTGTACGGACAAAAAGCCCGCCGCGATCAACGCCATCGAGGGGCGCGGCCGCTCCGTCACGGCGGACGTGACGATTCCCCGCGAGGTCGTCGAAGAGCGGTTGCACACGACGCCCGAGGACATCGCGGAGCTCAACACCCGGAAGAACCTCGTCGGGTCGGCGAAAGCGGGCAGTCTCGGTTTCAACGCCCACGTCGCGAACGTCGTCGCCGCGATGTTCCTCGCGACCGGGCAGGACGAGGCGCAGGTCGTCGAGGGCGCGAACGCGATCACGACCGCCGAAGTGCGGGAAGATGACCTCTACCTCTCGGTCTCGCTGGCGTCGCTGGAAGTCGGCACCGTCGGCGGCGGCACCAAACTCCCCACGCAGGCGGAGGGACTCGACGTCCTGGGCGTCCGCGGCGGCGGCGATCCGGCCGGATCCAACGCCGACGCGCTCGCCGAGTACATCGCCGTCGGCGCGCTCGCCGGCGAACTGTCGCTCCTGTCGGCGCTCGCCTCGCGACACCTCTCCAGCGCGCACGCCGAGTTGGGTCGATAG
- the pyrF gene encoding orotidine-5'-phosphate decarboxylase yields MTAPFFERLGDRIERVDSVVSVGLDADRSRLPEHLLEKDLPQWAFNRRIIDATHEHAACYKPNAAFYESEEGWRSLRETIAYADGKDVPVLLDAKRADIGNTTRQYAKLLDDVDAITVNPYMGWDSLQPFLDRSEKGVFVLCRTSNPGGADLQDLELESGETVYERVAALADLWNEHGNVGLVVGATAPDELESIREQVPDLPFLVPGIGAQGGDAEAAVENGLAHGVGLVNSSRGIIFAGEDQGEAFAKAAGDAARRLKRRLNQYRDA; encoded by the coding sequence ATGACCGCACCGTTCTTCGAGCGACTCGGCGACCGCATCGAACGGGTCGACAGCGTCGTCTCCGTCGGTCTCGACGCCGACCGCTCGCGACTCCCCGAGCACCTCCTCGAAAAGGACCTCCCGCAGTGGGCGTTCAACCGCCGGATCATCGACGCGACGCACGAACACGCCGCCTGCTACAAGCCGAACGCGGCGTTCTACGAGAGCGAGGAGGGGTGGCGGTCGCTCCGGGAGACCATCGCCTACGCCGACGGCAAGGACGTGCCCGTCCTCTTGGACGCCAAGCGCGCCGACATCGGCAACACCACCCGGCAGTACGCGAAGCTGCTCGACGACGTCGACGCGATCACGGTCAACCCGTATATGGGCTGGGACTCCCTCCAGCCGTTTCTCGATCGATCCGAGAAGGGCGTCTTCGTGCTCTGTCGGACCTCGAACCCCGGCGGTGCCGACCTCCAGGACCTCGAACTGGAATCCGGCGAGACCGTCTACGAGCGGGTCGCCGCGCTCGCGGACCTCTGGAACGAACACGGCAACGTGGGCCTCGTCGTCGGCGCGACCGCGCCCGACGAACTCGAATCGATCCGCGAACAGGTGCCGGACCTCCCGTTCCTCGTCCCGGGCATCGGCGCGCAGGGCGGCGACGCCGAAGCCGCCGTCGAGAACGGACTGGCCCACGGAGTCGGCCTCGTCAACTCCTCCCGCGGGATCATCTTCGCCGGCGAGGATCAGGGCGAGGCGTTCGCGAAGGCCGCCGGCGACGCGGCGCGGCGACTGAAGCGGCGGCTGAACCAGTACCGCGACGCGTAG
- a CDS encoding zinc finger HIT domain-containing protein: MSVTGVCQVCERREAEYACHRCGAAVCSVHFETEQGVCVHCADPEGREDVFAESDAEGEVPEFR, encoded by the coding sequence ATGAGCGTGACGGGTGTCTGTCAGGTGTGCGAGCGCCGCGAGGCCGAGTACGCCTGCCACCGCTGCGGGGCGGCCGTCTGCTCGGTTCACTTCGAAACCGAGCAGGGCGTCTGCGTCCACTGTGCGGATCCCGAGGGGCGCGAGGACGTCTTCGCCGAGAGCGACGCCGAGGGCGAGGTGCCGGAGTTCCGGTAG
- a CDS encoding glutaredoxin family protein, protein MSITLYALDGCPYCEAVHDALEEHGIDYETVWVDGLHSERDEVKRVSGQRAVPVLVDDERGVTMNESENILTYVGTTLAAQ, encoded by the coding sequence ATGAGCATCACGTTGTACGCGCTCGACGGGTGTCCGTACTGCGAGGCCGTCCACGACGCGCTCGAGGAACACGGTATCGACTACGAGACCGTCTGGGTCGACGGCTTGCACTCCGAGCGCGACGAGGTCAAGCGCGTGAGCGGCCAGCGCGCCGTGCCCGTGCTGGTCGACGACGAGCGCGGCGTCACGATGAACGAGAGCGAGAACATCCTGACGTACGTCGGGACGACGCTCGCGGCGCAATGA
- a CDS encoding cob(I)yrinic acid a,c-diamide adenosyltransferase, whose product MKIYTGRGDEGMTDLRDMSRVSKTSARIEAYGTVDEANALVGTARPTGYDDIDETLERIQNHLHIVQADFANPAPDDDDPVVTEAHVEELEDAIDEADAELDPLTSFILPGGSEAGATLHHARAVVRRAERRAVDLAADEPVNAEAIRYLNRLSDALFVLGRLVNARDGVPEESPSY is encoded by the coding sequence ATGAAGATCTACACCGGCCGCGGCGACGAGGGGATGACGGACCTGCGGGACATGTCGCGGGTCTCGAAGACGAGCGCCCGGATCGAGGCCTACGGGACGGTCGACGAGGCGAACGCCCTCGTCGGGACCGCGCGTCCGACGGGGTACGACGACATCGACGAGACGCTCGAACGGATCCAGAACCACCTCCACATCGTGCAGGCGGACTTCGCGAATCCCGCTCCGGACGACGACGATCCGGTCGTGACCGAGGCTCACGTCGAGGAACTGGAGGACGCCATCGACGAGGCCGACGCGGAACTCGACCCGCTGACGTCGTTCATTCTTCCGGGCGGGAGCGAGGCGGGGGCGACGCTGCACCACGCGCGGGCGGTCGTCCGGCGGGCGGAACGCCGCGCGGTCGACCTCGCGGCCGACGAACCAGTTAATGCGGAAGCGATCCGGTATCTCAACCGGCTCTCCGACGCGCTGTTCGTCCTCGGGCGACTGGTGAACGCCCGCGACGGCGTCCCCGAGGAGTCGCCGTCGTACTGA
- a CDS encoding DICT sensory domain-containing protein, which translates to MNDGDASSLESFIQRHSSSELSGQVINSTQPDPIERMTKQLFGSMSVEVSKARQSSEVEDMFVLVDDGTVIASTPMRRIREALLMVNTDLYRTGLNPLEDVTVPEILKELSETIFELAGYPDSNTEKLVLTLMARYIEKQAWHHETGVIRASFQRLSRLYDEKGTRRVYERLGGLPDLDVHAYGAPDRDPPEDFPVTIHGLRNDELRQSWFVVHRTNDGESVGMLARERSPNEWEGFWTFDTDETDALNEYIRRSF; encoded by the coding sequence ATGAATGACGGCGATGCCTCGTCACTTGAGTCTTTCATTCAGAGGCATTCCTCGTCGGAGTTGTCGGGGCAGGTGATCAATTCGACGCAACCGGACCCGATCGAAAGAATGACCAAGCAACTGTTCGGGAGTATGTCGGTTGAGGTCTCGAAAGCCCGGCAGAGCAGCGAGGTCGAGGATATGTTCGTGCTGGTGGACGACGGGACAGTCATCGCGTCGACGCCTATGAGGAGGATCCGAGAGGCGTTGCTGATGGTCAACACCGATCTGTACCGGACGGGACTCAATCCGCTTGAGGATGTTACCGTCCCTGAGATACTGAAGGAGTTGTCCGAGACGATATTCGAGCTTGCCGGCTATCCGGACTCGAATACGGAGAAGCTGGTCCTGACGTTGATGGCACGCTACATTGAAAAGCAGGCGTGGCATCACGAAACCGGCGTCATTCGCGCGTCCTTTCAGCGTCTATCGCGTCTGTACGACGAGAAGGGCACCCGGAGGGTATATGAGCGCCTCGGGGGACTGCCCGACCTCGATGTCCACGCATATGGCGCTCCCGATCGGGACCCACCGGAGGACTTCCCCGTAACCATTCACGGACTCCGAAATGACGAACTGCGTCAGAGTTGGTTCGTCGTTCACCGCACGAACGACGGAGAGAGTGTCGGGATGCTCGCTCGGGAGCGGAGCCCCAACGAATGGGAGGGGTTTTGGACGTTCGATACCGACGAGACCGACGCGCTCAACGAGTACATCAGGCGCTCGTTCTGA
- a CDS encoding HalOD1 output domain-containing protein, which produces MTRTDLLTEVVKAVAAAEGVAPGQIEPLHDYIDPDVLNKLDGMKNEHEWRFTFQYGDHQITIGHDSRVLVDGEFYRSERSV; this is translated from the coding sequence ATGACGCGAACTGATCTCCTCACCGAAGTCGTCAAAGCAGTGGCCGCTGCGGAGGGGGTAGCGCCGGGACAAATCGAGCCGCTGCACGACTACATCGACCCCGACGTGTTGAACAAATTGGACGGAATGAAGAACGAACACGAGTGGCGGTTTACGTTTCAGTACGGGGACCACCAGATCACGATCGGTCACGACTCGCGGGTGCTCGTCGATGGGGAATTTTATCGCTCTGAGCGATCAGTGTAG
- a CDS encoding HalOD1 output domain-containing protein, giving the protein MESTLGTGEPTSLAVEIVQKVAQVEGEDAIDLPPLSEAVDIDAVERLAQTEGARIEFRYLTYEVVVEAGTVTVNER; this is encoded by the coding sequence ATGGAATCTACGTTGGGTACTGGAGAACCAACGTCACTCGCGGTCGAGATCGTACAGAAAGTCGCACAGGTGGAAGGCGAAGACGCGATTGACTTGCCACCCCTCAGTGAGGCAGTCGACATCGACGCAGTTGAGCGATTAGCACAGACGGAAGGCGCGCGTATCGAGTTTCGGTATTTAACGTACGAGGTCGTGGTGGAAGCGGGGACCGTAACCGTCAACGAGCGGTAG
- a CDS encoding sensor histidine kinase, giving the protein MDDQSRIPRLPARRIVAIYLLFGVVWILVSDQLVAIVANPDPASTLIQSVKGGVFVLLSGSLVYVLLRYRERQLVETRNKMETKSQESQVLQRILRHNIRNDLNIISGNLELADESITDTEATERLRTAQETAADLLVMSEKVRTLEGIQLDETVPEPVDVVPLVNSAIDQITEEYPSISIETDIPERCMAMAGPSLKYACTEVLENSVEHYDEALETLEITIVVDESEEVHIEIRDNGPGIPEDELDALERGQETPLAHGSGIGLWLVKWVCAQYHGASSFDAESGVGSTVVLALEQPNSVRV; this is encoded by the coding sequence ATGGACGACCAGAGTCGGATTCCGCGACTGCCGGCCCGTCGGATCGTGGCTATCTATTTGCTCTTTGGCGTGGTTTGGATACTGGTCTCGGATCAGCTCGTCGCCATCGTCGCCAACCCTGATCCAGCCTCGACTCTCATTCAATCAGTCAAGGGTGGTGTATTCGTTCTTCTCTCTGGGAGTCTCGTGTACGTGCTCTTGCGGTACCGCGAGCGGCAACTGGTGGAAACGCGAAACAAGATGGAGACCAAGTCGCAGGAAAGTCAGGTGTTACAGCGGATTCTGAGACACAATATCCGGAACGACCTGAACATCATCTCCGGTAACCTCGAACTGGCGGACGAGTCGATTACGGATACAGAGGCCACGGAACGGTTGCGTACGGCCCAAGAAACGGCGGCTGATTTGCTCGTAATGAGCGAGAAAGTGCGAACTCTGGAAGGGATCCAGTTGGACGAGACGGTCCCCGAACCGGTGGACGTGGTCCCACTCGTGAACAGTGCTATCGACCAGATCACGGAGGAGTATCCGTCTATTTCGATCGAGACGGACATTCCCGAGCGATGTATGGCTATGGCAGGTCCCTCTCTGAAATATGCGTGTACCGAGGTGTTGGAGAATTCCGTAGAACATTACGATGAAGCCTTGGAGACGCTGGAAATAACCATCGTCGTTGACGAGAGCGAGGAGGTGCACATCGAAATCCGGGATAACGGCCCCGGAATTCCCGAGGACGAACTCGACGCGTTGGAGCGCGGACAGGAAACGCCGTTGGCGCACGGGAGCGGGATCGGCCTCTGGTTGGTCAAGTGGGTCTGTGCCCAGTATCACGGGGCGTCATCGTTCGACGCTGAATCAGGCGTCGGTTCGACTGTCGTACTCGCTCTGGAACAACCCAATTCGGTACGCGTGTGA
- a CDS encoding SRPBCC family protein, producing MVSVSESIWIDSPVEPVFEYLDDPYNHAEVTPSVTNVRNVEGLDNGGKRLDCTYTMAGVGLKTELEQTVHEPNRRMVFDMRSGIDGELELRFADVNGGTEVTYSAEYDIPGRVMSKVVKPFAVKYNERELRAALENLKQRLELEAESET from the coding sequence ATGGTTTCGGTCAGCGAGTCGATCTGGATCGATTCCCCAGTCGAACCCGTCTTCGAATACCTCGACGACCCGTACAACCACGCCGAAGTCACCCCGAGCGTGACGAACGTCCGGAACGTCGAAGGGCTCGACAACGGCGGCAAGCGGTTGGACTGCACGTACACGATGGCGGGGGTCGGCTTGAAGACGGAACTCGAACAGACGGTTCACGAACCGAACAGGCGGATGGTCTTCGATATGCGCAGCGGCATCGACGGTGAGCTGGAACTCCGGTTTGCGGATGTAAACGGCGGTACCGAGGTGACGTACAGCGCCGAATACGACATCCCCGGCCGCGTTATGAGTAAGGTGGTCAAACCGTTCGCCGTCAAGTACAACGAACGAGAGCTCCGCGCCGCCTTGGAGAATCTGAAGCAGCGATTGGAACTCGAAGCCGAGAGCGAGACGTAA